Sequence from the Rutidosis leptorrhynchoides isolate AG116_Rl617_1_P2 chromosome 3, CSIRO_AGI_Rlap_v1, whole genome shotgun sequence genome:
TCATTCTATTCGGTGCaacaaacaaagaaaaaaaaattgtcacTTTTGTTTATTTATTAACTCCAGTCCAAACTTTTGCGATTTCgccgttcggactgcgggggagtgttagagtattagtattattggccCGACCCGATTGCATTGTGGGCTCGGTCCGTTAGATTTTCTAGGGTTATGTACTCTATAAATAGAGGCTACTGTAATCAATAATATACACGGGGTTTACATTGTTTAACAAAATGTACTGTATTTTATAACGtggaaaaaaaatcgtttttattaCAAAAATGTTTGGGACGGTAATGGTATAACGTGAACCGGTTAGTTGTAAAAAATTCAACTTCTAAAGATTAAGTTGGGTTCAGCTTATCCATTATGTATTTTGATTAATACTATCCACAATATCCATAAGACCATAACCCGCAATTGGACCACCATGATTACCAAACCAAGAGTTTAGACTTGAAAGCAAAGTGTTTCCATATGTAACTCATTAAAATATATATAGATCCCTTCAAAGCTTTCTTCACATATTTTTTTAGTATATATAACAAGTGCAAGCAttccaaatgcaacaaacatcaaacTTTCACAATGGAATTCAAAGTTACCAAATCCAATGGAACCTTGGTTCCACCTTTTGAACCAACACCTTCTGGTCTGCTTGAACTATCACGTATCGACAGATTACCAGTTCTTCGATGCAATGCACGAACACTTCATGTATTCAAGGCACTTGGACCTCTTGGAACTGCACAATCCATCATACGTGAAGCGCTATCCAAGGCATTGGTTCCTTACTATCCTTTAGCCGGCCGTCTTTCTTTAAATGGTCCCACTAATATTGATTGTACTGGAGATGGTGTTTGGTTTGTTGAGGCATCTGCAGATTGTAGTCTTGAATCTGTTGGCTACTTTGAGGATGTCAAATCTATTCCTTTCGAAGCCTTACTTCCGTCGCATCCTTCTGAAGATCAACGCGTTGATCCCCTTGTTTTAATGCAGGTACATACCTATCTATAAATTTGAGGATAAATGATAACAATTTTTGTGGTGCTAATGTGAAACCAcattattgaaataaaaataattgGTGGTGCTAGCTATATGCAATCTTGTGAGTCGTTTTAACCCAAAAACATGTTCattatggtggtatatattgaccttaTAGGGAGATTTACCGGATTCGTTCCAGACCTCTACCCAGGAATACTGCCCGAATGAATGTGTTCCCGGGTACAGTCGATCGGGTtcaggtttccgcccgaacgtgtgtgatacgtgcaaatgatgagggtcgttgaaataaatgatctactgatcccaaaaaaatcgccgttcaaaaaaaaatccACTTATTTCCTTATTACTCCAAAACCAATTAAGGATAGAGTGGGTTCTCAAGTGCTTATATGCATACACTAGTTTATTTTTAATTTTCGATGTGGGATGTTGGTTTACACCCATTAACCGATTATTTCCAACATCTTACGCGCAACTGTAATTTAGATCTCGCAAAGTCTATAAGTCCATATGAtcctatatatatacattttaataactgCACGTGATCAGTCCCAAACTATCTCAAGATAACCTGGTGGTTAGGGTCATGATATTCTCATAAAATTCTCAGGTCCTCACTAGCGTTATATCTTAGGGTTACCAAGGAAAATGGTCAAAAATAGTCACGAGATAACTCAGTTAGACTACAAACAACTGAGTAAAAGTAATCCCCATCCCAGTTCCTCGGGTATCCTAAACAAGGAAAACATTAACGTGTTCAATCCGTAAATAGTATTTAAGCTCTAAGTTCAATAGTTTGTACCTTAACATGAATTTATGTTACATCACAGATAACAGAATTTGAAGGTGATGGTTTTGTAATGGGCTTAACATTCTGCCATACCATATGTGACGGTCTAGGAGCCGCACAATTTCTTAATGCAATCGGCGAGTTTGCTAGAGGCGTTAACCCTCTAACCATCACACCCGTATGGCACCGTAACTTTCTTCCACAACCACAACTTACACCACCTCCCATCAACTTACCTCCTCCAAATTTCACATTCCCTGATTACCAACTCGAGCAAGCCAATATCGACATTCCACTAAATCATATCACTCATCTCAAACTAAACTTCATGAAAGAATCTCAAAAACATTGCTCCACTTTTGAAATTGTAGCTGCCATGTTATGGAGAAACAGGACACTAGCAATGAACTTAGGTTCTGAAAATATGACAATGAAGCTTGTGTTCTTTGCAAATTGTCGTAATCTAGTTGATCCGCCTTTACCAAAAGGTTTTTATGGAAATTGTTTCTTCCCAATGACTATTAGTGCAAGTAGCGAAAATCTAGCACAAGCAACAACTGTGGAAGTGGTAAAAATGATACAAGAGGGTAAAACCATGTTACCGAAAGAATTTTCGGATTGGGTTGAAGGAGATAGTAGTCTAAAAAAGGAAGATCCTTTTGCAGCCCAATTGGGGTATGATACATTATTTGTATCCGAATGGGGTAGACTTGGATTTAATCAAGTTGATTATGGAAACGGGCCGCCGATTCATGTGGTGCCAATGCAAGGTTCGCCTATTATACCCGCGGCTATTGTGGGTAGCCTACCGCGCCCAAGTGAAGGAATTAGGCTCATGACATGGTGTGTTCAAAAACATCATCTTGAACCACTTTTGATTTCTATTTCTACAATATCATCTTATTGATTACTTGTTGGTTATTGTGGTTGCCTTATTTTCTTTTTTCATTCATGGTTTGGACTTGATCAAATTTGAGTTTCATTGCATGTGAAAAAAGATTGTGTGCATGTCATACTGTTTTGattttatgtaaaataaaaatgaaGGATGGAGTTGAATGTTTGGTTTGTGAAAAATGAGTACCTAATATcatattattttaaaattattattaatattattattattattattattattattattattattattaattattattattattattattattattattattattattattattattattattattattattattattattattataaacttaaaagttttaaaacttacaaaaaattagtggaaagcctagagacaatctgggtccccacacctctagcaatagcaaaacctatcctagtaaaaatattattattattattattattattattattattattattattattattattattattattattattattattattataataataaacttaaaagtattaaaacttacaaaaaattagtggggagcctagagacaatctgggcccccacacctctagcaatagcaaaacctatcctagtaaaaatatgagcagcagcaccggcatcaatatcttgcgccatcgaactcttctgaacccgctttagcaaagaaacagcatccttttctaattccccaagggaagaaaatgagaaaggaatgaaaccataaccaatcgtctgacagctagattcgtacttgacccgcttccgacgagccgcatcaaccacagcacgtccagggacaaagtcagaaagcccaaactgtgtcaaaggagaagaccctgtcaagtcaacacaaacatcgcgaccacaatctcaggaataaagtaacacatctgcaggtctgagggccctgtcgttccctccagacaacccaatgtcaacctcctttctcgctgaaatcccagatcgataacaaacatcaacatgggaatcccgaacaacattatgtcgatgcttaatacccaccataccagcacaagacaccgcgtgatccccgaaaatatccccagtaaaaacccttgaacaggcagagcatgccgtcgagatagagaacaatggaacactcaaccggtagcacaacacacatcggtaagtctttgcgttcatcgtctgacccaaccccaaaatagggactgcccttagccaagcagaggtgtgatcaccctgctgcgatttccataaggccgattgtcggataAAGTATGATTATTTAACGTAAAAACCTCCTAGAATGACCAAATTTGTAAAATTGACTTGGTAACGCAAAATCAAAAGAGCAAACAAGAGG
This genomic interval carries:
- the LOC139899460 gene encoding acyl transferase 4 translates to MEFKVTKSNGTLVPPFEPTPSGLLELSRIDRLPVLRCNARTLHVFKALGPLGTAQSIIREALSKALVPYYPLAGRLSLNGPTNIDCTGDGVWFVEASADCSLESVGYFEDVKSIPFEALLPSHPSEDQRVDPLVLMQITEFEGDGFVMGLTFCHTICDGLGAAQFLNAIGEFARGVNPLTITPVWHRNFLPQPQLTPPPINLPPPNFTFPDYQLEQANIDIPLNHITHLKLNFMKESQKHCSTFEIVAAMLWRNRTLAMNLGSENMTMKLVFFANCRNLVDPPLPKGFYGNCFFPMTISASSENLAQATTVEVVKMIQEGKTMLPKEFSDWVEGDSSLKKEDPFAAQLGYDTLFVSEWGRLGFNQVDYGNGPPIHVVPMQGSPIIPAAIVGSLPRPSEGIRLMTWCVQKHHLEPLLISISTISSY